Proteins from one Triplophysa dalaica isolate WHDGS20190420 chromosome 6, ASM1584641v1, whole genome shotgun sequence genomic window:
- the tmem182b gene encoding transmembrane protein 182, with protein sequence MHLVVLQFLAGFFGALTSMFLLGSLGSDYWLLVSESCAKDDATVFRLWRVTETMQDIQPDGSHQSENTLLFYHEGLFWRCSYQKTSDGEQESMLAFWITNQPSQKVCIPGYLSHAPVSDFNNNPSTSNYATVQRAFWCVIFVMGATSVLIGGFVTICASTRTSHRLYEAAGALFITGGVLILFVVLMFAVWMQVSDSLERYGLQRRRLVCSSLQLSVHYGPSFMLATTTAVLSLLTGLFLLLISSVSRASYRITEKMMCSLREECV encoded by the exons ATGCATCTGGTAGTGTTACAGTTCTTGGCTGGGTTCTTTGGAGCTCTAACTTCAATGTTTTTGTTGGGGTCTCTTGGGTCTGATTACTGGCTTTTGGTATCTGAATCCTGTGCCAAAGATGATGCGACTGTTTTCAGACTATGGAGAGTCACAGAG ACTATGCAGGATATACAACCAGATGGAAGTCACCAGTCTGAGAATACCCTTTTGTTCTATCATGAAGGTCTCTTTTGGAGATGTTCTTACCAGAAGACTTCAGACGGAGAGCAGGAAAGCATGTTGGCTTTTTGGATAA CCAATCAGCCCTCCCAGAAGGTTTGCATACCAGGCTACCTGTCCCATGCTCCTGTCTCTGATTTTAACAATAACCCTTCAACTTCAAATTATGCCACAG TGCAAAGGGCATTTTGGTGTGTCATTTTTGTGATGGGAGCCACGTCTGTGTTGATTGGAGGATTTGTCACTATCTGTGCATCCACAAGGACCAGCCATCGCCTGTATGAAGCTGCAGGGGCTCTCTTTATTACCGGGG GTGTCTTAATTCTGTTTGTAGTGCTGATGTTTGCTGTGTGGATGCAGGTGTCAGATTCTTTAGAGAGGTACGGCCTCCAGCGCAGGCGGTTAGTGTGTTCCAGTCTGCAGCTCAGTGTGCACTATGGTCCATCCTTCATGCTGGCTACCACCACTGCTGTCCTCAGCCTTCTGACTGGACTGTTCCTTCTGCTCATTTCATCCGTTAGCAGGGCATCATATAGGATCACGGAGAAGATGATGTGCTCACTACGAGAGGAATGTGTGTAG